A region from the Candidatus Zixiibacteriota bacterium genome encodes:
- a CDS encoding class I SAM-dependent methyltransferase → MTEMNRYNDYNDFAWFYNRFWSERLIRQIFGTIEDHLLSKLKPSNRILDICCGNGHLAKMMTEKGFVVTGIDGSDEMIRYSRENSPTSEFQIVDAQEFEFEPVFDAATSTCDSFNHIMSIDELRRTFTNAYNAIKPGGYFLFDLNNLEGYHKYWKGESHGKVDDDCALVIKFLYNEDSKIATIDSAFFRLIDSIWRRTDLHLTQRYYPPEEVLAMLEDIGFKDIEMYDVEKDLGVEGTGRNMFVMRKG, encoded by the coding sequence ATGACAGAAATGAATCGCTACAACGATTACAATGATTTTGCATGGTTCTATAATCGCTTTTGGTCGGAAAGATTGATTAGACAAATATTTGGAACAATTGAAGATCATTTACTTTCGAAACTAAAACCATCCAACCGCATTCTCGATATATGTTGTGGCAACGGGCATTTGGCCAAGATGATGACCGAGAAGGGTTTTGTGGTAACGGGTATAGACGGATCGGATGAAATGATTAGGTATTCCCGGGAAAATTCGCCGACGAGTGAGTTTCAAATTGTCGATGCCCAGGAATTTGAGTTTGAGCCTGTCTTTGATGCCGCAACGTCGACCTGCGATAGCTTCAATCATATCATGTCGATAGATGAACTGCGCCGTACATTTACAAACGCCTACAACGCAATAAAACCCGGGGGATATTTTCTTTTTGATCTCAATAATCTTGAAGGATATCATAAATACTGGAAAGGTGAATCACACGGTAAGGTTGATGATGACTGCGCTCTTGTCATTAAATTTCTCTATAACGAAGACAGCAAAATTGCGACTATTGATTCGGCATTCTTCAGATTGATTGACAGCATCTGGCGGCGAACCGATTTGCATTTGACGCAGAGATATTATCCGCCGGAAGAAGTTCTCGCGATGCTTGAAGATATCGGTTTTAAAGATATTGAAATGTATGATGTCGAAAAAGATTTGGGGGTTGAGGGAACCGGGAGAAATATGTTTGTCATGAGAAAGGGGTAG
- a CDS encoding cache domain-containing protein: MGCTKSETKSFRDNTFSLLESIRIENKNEILDHFQSQFQIAGRAANDPRLIDIFLEYYNQGRKWSINSNLEYNLDKHFVEHYGEFYDLLFLDTTGFVFHSIRQESDYKTTLISDTLPVKLAKSLKSINSSSFIDYEHYCPSDEPAAFMVTPVNIGTSGAGWLVFQEPINRVNAILTNRQGMGRTGEVYLVNSKNVMLSESRFIKGQTVLRKKIRTEAINTALREKHGNKIIADYRNVPVFSSFEIFDLLGTDWIIIAEIDEAEVLTEYYRQVSKEIYDNLITSIKNAAGPKEISIPRILSSQKVDMNEFVGVRPGQTAKTKGVSTCTAVAISFPGKFSYLAHISPTDISYESEDSRFIFGDDSQNLLGRLLQRILYFDIYNYEIDSLSVTLVATHEESYEGILKNLFEVGIKINQIKFLFNPAANYVDVIVDPVDGQVTAEWYSMNNSFPSIESDLYCKNLEQVFKRTISYARELP; this comes from the coding sequence TTGGGCTGTACGAAAAGCGAGACGAAATCATTCAGGGACAATACCTTTTCTCTTTTAGAATCTATAAGAATTGAAAATAAGAATGAAATCCTTGATCATTTTCAAAGTCAATTTCAAATCGCCGGACGGGCCGCCAATGATCCCCGGCTGATTGATATATTTCTTGAATATTATAATCAGGGGCGGAAGTGGAGTATAAATTCGAATCTTGAGTACAACCTCGATAAACATTTTGTTGAACATTATGGCGAGTTTTATGATTTATTATTTCTTGATACGACGGGATTTGTATTCCATAGCATCAGGCAGGAATCCGATTATAAAACGACTTTGATCTCCGATACTCTGCCGGTTAAACTAGCCAAAAGCTTGAAATCTATAAACTCATCTTCCTTTATAGATTATGAGCATTATTGTCCTTCGGATGAGCCCGCGGCATTTATGGTTACTCCGGTTAATATTGGGACGTCCGGCGCGGGTTGGCTCGTTTTTCAGGAACCGATAAATCGCGTTAACGCAATTTTAACCAACCGTCAGGGAATGGGACGGACCGGCGAAGTGTATCTCGTCAATAGTAAAAACGTTATGCTGTCCGAGTCTCGATTTATAAAGGGCCAAACCGTACTTCGCAAGAAAATCCGGACCGAGGCCATCAATACAGCTCTTAGAGAAAAACATGGGAACAAAATAATTGCCGACTATCGCAATGTACCCGTCTTCAGTTCTTTTGAGATATTTGACCTACTCGGCACTGACTGGATTATCATTGCGGAGATAGACGAGGCCGAAGTTTTAACTGAATATTACCGCCAAGTCTCAAAGGAAATTTACGATAACCTGATAACATCAATTAAAAACGCGGCCGGTCCCAAAGAAATATCCATTCCGCGAATATTGTCGTCGCAAAAGGTTGACATGAATGAGTTTGTTGGCGTACGACCGGGACAGACGGCGAAAACTAAAGGCGTATCGACCTGTACCGCTGTCGCGATTTCATTTCCCGGGAAATTTTCGTATCTGGCCCATATTTCGCCAACCGATATTTCTTATGAATCTGAGGATTCGCGGTTCATCTTTGGCGATGATAGTCAAAATCTATTGGGCCGTCTGCTGCAACGCATTCTCTATTTCGATATTTACAACTATGAAATTGACAGCCTGTCGGTGACACTGGTCGCCACCCATGAAGAAAGTTATGAGGGTATTTTGAAGAACCTATTTGAGGTCGGCATAAAAATTAATCAGATTAAATTTTTATTCAATCCAGCGGCAAATTACGTCGATGTCATCGTTGACCCCGTTGACGGCCAAGTGACCGCGGAATGGTATAGTATGAATAATTCATTTCCCTCAATCGAAAGCGACCTATATTGTAAAAACCTGGAACAGGTATTCAAGCGGACGATTTCTTATGCCAGAGAATTACCTTAA
- a CDS encoding Stp1/IreP family PP2C-type Ser/Thr phosphatase produces MIIKSAGKTDIGLVRKLNEDSIRLAPSANLFIVCDGMGGHNAGEVASATACDIVKGLYCNHYTDLLKDDRLKLPRIFPPSTDVLTKAVRIANHWIYKKASDNSALTGMGTTIVAVVIEEDIITILHAGDSRIYKFANKKLTPLTIDHSWAAELEQNENISTEEAKNLVNRNVITRALGVKVSVDIDVAVRKIVENEIYILCSDGLCGFVDDGDIRDVTAACNEDIDKICDDLVQLANDRGGSDNVSVVAIKITGKVDSSYLPELDTVTVGGESENYYEVEEEWAVKGAETSGDTEETVIIPKKKGVSYLAAIFVIIVLVAIFYIIFKN; encoded by the coding sequence ATGATTATCAAATCTGCCGGAAAAACCGATATCGGTCTGGTCAGGAAACTAAACGAAGATTCCATCAGATTGGCTCCTTCCGCAAATCTATTCATTGTCTGTGACGGTATGGGGGGCCATAATGCAGGAGAGGTGGCATCGGCAACTGCTTGCGATATCGTTAAGGGTCTATACTGTAATCATTATACCGACCTTCTCAAAGATGATCGCCTAAAACTGCCGCGTATCTTTCCCCCGTCAACCGATGTTTTGACCAAGGCGGTGAGAATCGCTAATCACTGGATTTATAAGAAAGCGTCCGATAATTCCGCCCTGACCGGGATGGGAACAACCATTGTCGCCGTAGTGATCGAAGAAGATATCATTACTATCCTCCACGCCGGGGATAGCCGCATATACAAATTTGCCAATAAAAAGCTAACCCCTTTGACAATCGATCATAGCTGGGCGGCTGAGCTGGAACAGAATGAAAATATATCGACCGAAGAGGCCAAAAATCTCGTTAATCGAAACGTTATCACTCGGGCACTGGGCGTCAAAGTGTCGGTTGACATTGATGTCGCCGTACGCAAAATCGTTGAAAATGAAATTTATATTTTATGTAGTGACGGCCTGTGTGGATTCGTTGACGACGGCGATATTCGTGATGTCACGGCAGCGTGCAATGAGGATATCGATAAAATCTGCGATGACCTGGTTCAGCTCGCCAATGACCGCGGCGGCTCGGACAATGTCAGCGTTGTCGCAATAAAGATAACCGGCAAAGTCGATTCCTCGTACCTGCCGGAACTCGATACCGTAACTGTTGGGGGTGAATCCGAAAATTATTATGAAGTCGAAGAAGAATGGGCGGTAAAGGGCGCCGAGACTTCGGGCGATACCGAGGAAACGGTCATTATACCTAAGAAAAAAGGCGTCTCGTATCTGGCCGCTATTTTCGTAATAATTGTATTAGTCGCAATTTTTTATATAATCTTCAAGAATTGA
- a CDS encoding PhzF family phenazine biosynthesis protein, producing MRQSIIQVDSFTDKPFAGNPAGVCFLDGPAKESWMRSVASEMNLSETAFFYKQGKDYNYNLRWFTPVAEVEMCGHATLASAHVLFKDNHVPHDNRITFHTLSGPLYASLNGEWIELNFPAKIPREESIPENLESALGFKPSYFAKAGEDCMAVCDSEDTIRNLTPNISAIEKLPTRGLIVTARGSGDYNFISRFFAPAVGIPEDPVTGSAHCVLAPYWMNVLGKTEMVGYQASPRGGAVRVRVEDDRVILAGKAVIVIRGELYT from the coding sequence ATGAGACAGTCTATCATACAGGTCGATTCATTTACCGATAAACCTTTCGCGGGAAATCCTGCCGGCGTTTGTTTTCTCGATGGTCCGGCCAAAGAGAGCTGGATGCGGTCGGTGGCCAGCGAGATGAATCTGTCCGAGACCGCCTTTTTTTACAAACAGGGAAAAGATTATAACTATAATCTGCGCTGGTTTACTCCTGTTGCCGAGGTGGAAATGTGCGGACATGCCACACTGGCGTCGGCCCATGTTTTATTCAAAGACAATCATGTACCGCATGACAATCGGATTACATTCCATACGCTAAGCGGCCCGCTTTACGCTTCACTTAATGGGGAGTGGATTGAGTTGAATTTTCCTGCGAAAATCCCCAGAGAGGAATCAATCCCGGAGAATCTTGAAAGTGCTTTAGGATTTAAACCCTCATATTTCGCGAAAGCTGGTGAAGACTGCATGGCAGTATGCGATTCCGAGGATACAATCCGAAATCTCACACCAAATATATCGGCCATTGAAAAACTCCCGACGCGCGGACTGATCGTGACCGCCCGGGGTAGCGGCGATTATAACTTCATTTCTCGCTTTTTCGCACCGGCGGTAGGAATCCCCGAAGACCCCGTTACCGGTTCAGCCCATTGCGTCCTGGCGCCCTATTGGATGAATGTATTGGGGAAAACGGAAATGGTCGGTTATCAGGCTTCACCTCGAGGAGGCGCGGTTCGCGTCCGGGTAGAAGATGATCGAGTAATTTTGGCAGGCAAGGCCGTAATTGTTATCAGAGGTGAATTGTATACCTAA
- a CDS encoding thiamine diphosphokinase, giving the protein MNAFIFLNGYYHKNDSGLVRKILRISRGKRKIIAVDGGIAFLQKIKIKPDIWLSDLDSAPRIKKGFLRDVEIKIYPSEKDKTDSELALDYCRKQKTALITIFGWYDRAYETDHLMGNILLPLNNASIKSGMRIKFIDSKQEIIALCNDKIMISGRKNERLSIVPVSSRVILSVKGVKYGAKNQTLRLGRTLSLRNEITSNRVAVSIKGKALLIIKK; this is encoded by the coding sequence ATGAATGCATTTATCTTCCTGAACGGTTATTATCATAAAAACGATTCCGGTCTTGTCAGGAAAATCCTGAGAATTTCCAGAGGCAAAAGGAAAATAATAGCCGTAGATGGCGGAATCGCTTTTCTGCAAAAAATAAAAATCAAACCGGATATTTGGCTTAGCGACCTGGATTCAGCCCCTCGGATAAAGAAGGGATTTCTCAGGGACGTTGAAATCAAAATCTATCCCTCTGAAAAAGATAAAACCGATAGCGAATTGGCGCTGGATTACTGCCGAAAACAAAAAACCGCCTTGATAACGATTTTCGGCTGGTATGATCGAGCTTATGAAACCGATCACCTGATGGGAAACATATTGCTGCCTTTAAATAATGCAAGTATTAAATCCGGAATGAGAATTAAATTCATTGATAGCAAACAGGAAATAATCGCCTTATGCAATGATAAGATTATGATTTCCGGGCGTAAAAACGAGAGATTATCGATAGTTCCGGTCTCAAGCCGAGTAATACTATCCGTGAAAGGCGTGAAATATGGCGCAAAGAATCAGACTCTCAGATTAGGCCGAACGCTGTCTCTGCGTAACGAAATAACGTCGAATCGCGTCGCGGTTTCAATCAAAGGCAAAGCTCTTCTAATTATCAAAAAGTGA
- a CDS encoding protein-L-isoaspartate(D-aspartate) O-methyltransferase: MILAPVLSCQATEKSKNNYEPERREMVRTQIAARGISDSTILEALRRVPRHLFVPPRYRAFSYIDSPLPIGNNQTISQPYIVALMTELLQLKATDKVLEIGTGSGYQAAVLAELASEVYTIEIIELLAHSADSLLISLGYNNIFVRAGDGYKGWPEVAPFDAIIVTCAPSDIPEPLIEQLKEGGRMVIPVGENSQELVLLKKEDGKIIQQDIIPVRFVPMTGEAEKLIKGK; encoded by the coding sequence GTGATTTTGGCGCCGGTATTGAGTTGTCAGGCAACCGAGAAATCAAAAAATAATTATGAACCAGAACGCCGCGAAATGGTTCGTACTCAAATTGCGGCCCGAGGAATATCCGATTCAACTATTCTTGAGGCTCTTAGACGAGTACCGCGGCATCTTTTCGTGCCCCCTCGATATCGCGCTTTTTCCTATATAGATTCACCGCTTCCGATTGGGAATAACCAGACTATTTCCCAGCCTTATATTGTTGCCTTGATGACGGAGTTGCTTCAATTGAAGGCCACAGATAAAGTCCTTGAAATCGGAACTGGATCGGGTTATCAGGCGGCGGTTTTGGCTGAATTGGCCTCGGAGGTTTATACAATTGAAATTATAGAGCTGTTGGCGCATTCAGCCGATTCACTTCTAATTTCACTGGGGTATAACAATATCTTTGTTCGAGCCGGAGACGGATATAAAGGCTGGCCGGAGGTAGCCCCGTTTGATGCCATTATTGTAACCTGCGCTCCTTCGGATATCCCGGAGCCTCTAATCGAGCAGCTAAAAGAGGGCGGGCGGATGGTTATTCCTGTCGGCGAAAATAGTCAGGAACTGGTACTATTGAAAAAAGAAGACGGGAAAATAATTCAACAGGATATTATACCGGTGAGATTTGTTCCGATGACGGGCGAGGCGGAAAAACTCATAAAAGGCAAATAA
- a CDS encoding reductive dehalogenase domain-containing protein, producing MAIIIHYLSISLAAIIFLMFVVTSIREKRPRAAIISFTFAIIIIATGIIIINVAESNSLALYVFPAFLIVVFLIFFVPTGTGRRIEITDNAEKVDERDTMFARAGYKPGTTKYDSYYKRHPELKDADDNLRKLPGLLSPDSKYYDAIRAEHIEAIFKTIASMTASVDGDISKNKIIESPEKFTHKIKNLVMQLDAVETGVAKLRQNHVYSHVGCGPEPYGSGIKNRHQNVIVFSVEMNYEKVEEAPRIDITEETARGYLKAAVISISLARHVRDMGYPARAHISDSNYQIMLPPVAYDAGIGEIGRHGYIISPTYGSRIRLGAVTTNLPLEIDNPINFGVQDFCDRCKRCAVNCPSAAIPDCAPETIRGVRKWPLNIEACFKYWCSIGTDCGLCMKVCPYSHPPSLIHNLVRVGIKNSAIARKISVYGEDLFYGKRVPFQKMNNL from the coding sequence ATGGCGATAATTATTCATTATCTATCTATTTCATTAGCGGCCATTATTTTTTTAATGTTTGTCGTCACCTCAATCCGTGAAAAAAGACCAAGAGCGGCTATTATCAGTTTTACTTTCGCAATCATAATAATCGCGACCGGGATCATAATTATTAATGTAGCAGAATCAAATTCTTTGGCTTTATATGTTTTCCCGGCTTTCTTGATTGTCGTTTTTCTGATATTCTTTGTACCGACTGGGACCGGTCGAAGAATAGAAATTACGGACAATGCGGAAAAGGTTGATGAACGCGATACGATGTTTGCCCGGGCCGGATACAAACCCGGAACGACCAAATACGATTCATACTATAAACGGCATCCTGAACTAAAAGATGCCGATGATAACCTGCGTAAACTTCCCGGTTTATTATCTCCCGACAGTAAATATTATGATGCCATCCGAGCCGAACATATAGAAGCAATTTTCAAGACTATCGCTTCCATGACAGCAAGCGTGGATGGTGATATTTCAAAGAATAAAATTATCGAATCCCCTGAGAAATTCACTCATAAGATAAAAAATTTAGTAATGCAATTGGACGCCGTTGAAACCGGCGTCGCGAAGTTGCGGCAAAACCATGTTTATTCTCACGTCGGATGCGGCCCGGAACCGTATGGCTCGGGGATTAAAAATAGACACCAAAATGTAATAGTTTTTTCGGTTGAAATGAATTATGAAAAAGTCGAAGAGGCTCCCCGGATTGACATCACTGAAGAAACAGCGCGAGGATATCTAAAAGCGGCCGTGATTTCAATTTCTCTGGCCCGCCACGTCAGGGATATGGGCTATCCGGCCCGGGCGCATATCTCCGACAGTAATTATCAAATTATGCTTCCGCCGGTCGCCTATGATGCCGGGATTGGTGAAATTGGCCGCCACGGCTATATCATTTCGCCAACTTATGGATCACGAATACGACTCGGGGCCGTCACAACCAATTTACCGTTGGAAATTGATAACCCCATTAATTTTGGCGTTCAGGATTTCTGCGATCGATGCAAAAGATGCGCCGTAAATTGCCCTTCGGCTGCGATACCCGACTGCGCCCCGGAAACCATTCGCGGAGTTAGAAAATGGCCGTTAAATATCGAAGCCTGCTTTAAATACTGGTGCTCCATTGGCACCGATTGCGGGCTGTGTATGAAAGTGTGTCCGTATTCGCATCCGCCGTCATTAATACATAATCTCGTCAGGGTTGGCATTAAAAATTCGGCCATCGCGCGCAAGATTTCGGTGTACGGTGAGGATTTATTCTATGGTAAAAGGGTGCCCTTTCAAAAAATGAACAATCTCTGA
- a CDS encoding Wzz/FepE/Etk N-terminal domain-containing protein, which translates to MDFVNKDGMIDFKEIFSILGRRKWLIILPFILVTAIVFGLSFLLEKRYESSTMVVIDETLYLSQELQQFVPGQDPGGYAAVRRRQDKLISIRNEIISTGYLSRLINELGLYQDEDIIKEAQKMNITLPEVSVQNLVYRILIEDLRENIRVAFNGQNIVEITTESNDPELSMNFATRLAEIFKDEQLKRELSGVRGALDFTDEQLAIYQKNLSDAEGRKTEFEAEYLQNQLDESVTADTNIRAIMADIDNIELVIDENIRNQTRVRKALNKYKKSELKLNHGDKYSNLKNEIFDNSGRVADFMSKYIWSDPKVLNANLAINRKLREVDDLIVLAVDEQFSEAPDEDNSSLKEFFSLQFQEMVLRQKLNDFEVSLSILRDRIAREPEYEIQLSNLTNDVQSARDIYETFKNQLTGSEISQSLMRGGAESRYRVMEPASMPLEPVKPDRLKLSLMGMVLGLIIGGAAAILAELFDHSFRKIEDVEEILKAPVLASIPNIPSIRGKIKAG; encoded by the coding sequence ATGGATTTCGTAAACAAAGACGGAATGATCGATTTCAAAGAAATCTTTTCGATTCTGGGAAGAAGAAAATGGCTCATTATTCTCCCCTTTATTCTCGTGACCGCAATTGTCTTCGGTTTATCATTTCTGCTTGAAAAGAGATATGAATCTTCTACCATGGTTGTCATAGATGAGACCCTTTATCTCTCCCAGGAATTGCAGCAATTTGTCCCAGGGCAGGATCCCGGCGGTTATGCGGCCGTCCGGAGGCGGCAGGATAAATTGATTTCGATTCGAAATGAAATAATTTCCACAGGATATCTTTCCCGTCTGATAAATGAATTGGGATTATACCAGGATGAGGATATTATCAAAGAAGCCCAGAAAATGAATATTACTCTTCCTGAGGTTTCCGTCCAAAATCTTGTTTATCGCATTCTCATTGAGGATTTACGGGAGAATATCAGGGTCGCCTTTAACGGCCAAAATATCGTAGAGATTACCACCGAATCTAATGACCCGGAATTGTCAATGAATTTCGCCACCCGGTTGGCTGAGATTTTTAAAGACGAGCAACTTAAACGAGAACTCAGCGGCGTCCGAGGCGCTCTCGATTTTACCGATGAACAGCTGGCTATATATCAGAAAAATTTATCTGACGCAGAGGGTCGCAAAACCGAATTTGAAGCCGAGTATTTGCAGAATCAACTTGATGAATCAGTCACGGCCGATACTAATATCCGGGCAATTATGGCTGATATTGATAATATCGAGCTTGTCATTGATGAAAACATCAGGAACCAGACTCGAGTCCGGAAGGCTTTGAACAAATATAAAAAATCTGAGCTGAAGTTAAATCACGGGGATAAATATAGTAATCTCAAAAATGAGATTTTTGACAACTCCGGGCGTGTGGCTGATTTTATGTCCAAATATATCTGGTCGGACCCCAAAGTATTGAATGCCAACCTGGCCATCAACCGCAAGCTCCGTGAAGTTGACGATTTAATAGTCCTGGCCGTGGATGAGCAGTTTTCCGAAGCTCCCGATGAAGACAACTCATCTTTGAAAGAATTTTTCTCGCTTCAATTTCAGGAAATGGTGTTGAGGCAAAAATTAAATGATTTCGAGGTATCACTTTCTATCTTACGCGATCGTATCGCCCGCGAACCGGAATATGAGATTCAGTTAAGCAATCTTACCAATGACGTTCAATCGGCTCGGGATATTTATGAAACTTTCAAAAATCAGCTGACTGGATCGGAAATATCGCAATCATTAATGCGAGGCGGCGCGGAATCAAGATATCGTGTCATGGAGCCGGCGTCAATGCCATTGGAGCCCGTCAAGCCCGATCGCCTCAAATTATCCCTGATGGGTATGGTGCTGGGTTTGATCATTGGAGGCGCCGCAGCGATTCTGGCGGAATTGTTTGATCATTCTTTCAGAAAAATCGAAGATGTGGAAGAAATCTTAAAAGCCCCGGTATTGGCCAGCATCCCAAACATTCCCTCAATCAGAGGAAAAATAAAAGCCGGTTAA
- a CDS encoding S9 family peptidase, translating into MSNKARIISQIFAIAIISLFIAGYIGCGKTEYQPPVAQKIAKKLIYHNDTIIDNYYWLRERDSEDVLNYLRAENTYKDSVMKHTEPFQEQLFEEIKSRMKETDLTVPVKRDSFYYYSRTEEGKQYNIYCRKLYSLEAPEEVILDVNRLAEGYDTYYLGSNSISPDHKLLAYTVDTTGREQYTIYAKILETGEILPDTIHATDGKVVWANDSKTLFYTTLDDIERPYKLFRHVLGIKTKNDVLVYHEKDRAFDLYIHKSSDKKYLLMVLEAIGSTEYRFLRADRPTGKFRIFKSRVADVEYEIDHRDNFFYIRTNEEAQNFKLMKTPDNNISVSNWSVLIEHRDSTLLTGFNLFQDYLVLYEKENALRQIRIINFNDNISHYIEFPESIYTVYGTGNHEFDTDVLRVSYSSMITPKTIFDYNMKSREKTLKKQEEIVGGYDKSEYVTERLYAEANDGIKVPITLVYKKGMIENGPAPLYLYGYGSYGFGREPYFSKTRLTLLNRGIVYATGHIRGGNDMGRWWYEDGKYLKKKNTFSDFIACAEHLISEGYTSPEKLIIGGGSAGGLLIGAVVNMRPGLFKAAIAKVPFVDVINTMMDPTIPLTVNEYTEWGNPNEIEYYDYMKSYSPYDNVSAQAYPNMLITAGLYDPRVQYWEPAKWTAKLRATKTDNNIIILKTNMKSGHGGYSGRYDRIRDIAFEYAYILDILEMN; encoded by the coding sequence ATGAGTAACAAAGCGCGGATTATTTCGCAAATATTCGCCATCGCGATTATTTCCTTATTCATTGCCGGATATATCGGATGCGGGAAAACAGAGTATCAACCGCCTGTTGCGCAAAAAATTGCCAAAAAACTCATCTACCATAATGATACCATTATTGACAATTATTACTGGCTTCGGGAGCGAGATAGCGAGGATGTTCTCAATTATCTGAGGGCGGAAAACACTTACAAAGATTCGGTCATGAAGCATACCGAGCCGTTTCAGGAACAACTCTTCGAAGAAATAAAAAGCCGCATGAAAGAGACCGATCTAACCGTTCCGGTCAAAAGAGATTCGTTTTATTATTATTCGCGTACGGAGGAGGGGAAGCAATACAATATCTATTGCCGCAAACTCTATTCTCTGGAAGCCCCGGAAGAGGTAATCCTCGATGTAAACCGGTTGGCTGAGGGATATGACACTTACTATCTGGGCAGTAATTCGATAAGTCCCGATCATAAATTATTGGCTTACACGGTGGACACTACGGGAAGAGAGCAATATACGATTTATGCAAAAATTCTGGAAACGGGCGAAATTCTTCCGGATACTATCCATGCTACCGACGGTAAAGTCGTCTGGGCTAATGACAGCAAAACCCTTTTTTATACAACCCTCGATGACATTGAACGTCCATATAAACTCTTCCGGCATGTCCTGGGAATAAAAACCAAAAACGACGTATTGGTTTATCATGAAAAGGACAGGGCTTTCGACCTTTATATCCACAAATCATCCGATAAGAAATACCTGCTAATGGTTTTGGAGGCGATTGGATCCACTGAATATCGATTCCTCCGGGCCGACCGTCCAACCGGAAAATTCAGAATATTCAAAAGTCGGGTTGCTGATGTTGAGTATGAAATCGATCATCGCGACAATTTCTTCTATATCCGGACAAATGAGGAAGCCCAAAATTTCAAATTAATGAAAACGCCTGACAACAACATTTCCGTTTCTAATTGGAGCGTACTAATCGAGCATCGAGATTCGACTCTGTTAACAGGTTTTAACCTATTTCAGGATTACCTGGTATTGTACGAGAAAGAAAACGCCCTGCGCCAAATCCGGATTATAAATTTTAATGACAATATATCGCATTACATTGAATTTCCCGAATCGATTTATACCGTTTATGGCACCGGCAATCATGAATTCGATACCGACGTGCTGCGAGTCAGCTATTCTTCGATGATAACTCCCAAAACCATTTTCGACTACAACATGAAATCACGCGAAAAGACTCTGAAAAAACAGGAAGAGATCGTTGGCGGATATGATAAATCGGAATATGTCACTGAAAGATTATACGCCGAAGCCAATGACGGTATCAAGGTTCCGATTACATTAGTGTACAAAAAAGGCATGATAGAGAATGGTCCCGCGCCGCTGTATCTTTATGGATATGGTTCATACGGCTTCGGACGTGAGCCTTATTTCAGCAAAACTCGTCTGACTCTTCTCAATCGAGGTATCGTTTACGCAACGGGTCATATCCGAGGCGGCAACGACATGGGCCGATGGTGGTATGAAGATGGAAAGTATCTAAAAAAGAAAAATACTTTTTCGGATTTTATCGCCTGCGCCGAACATCTAATATCCGAAGGATACACGTCGCCTGAAAAATTAATTATTGGCGGTGGCAGCGCCGGAGGGCTTTTGATCGGAGCGGTGGTAAACATGCGCCCGGGATTGTTCAAAGCCGCCATTGCCAAAGTGCCCTTCGTCGATGTTATCAATACCATGATGGACCCGACCATTCCGCTGACCGTCAACGAATACACCGAATGGGGAAATCCCAACGAAATCGAATATTATGATTACATGAAATCATACTCACCGTATGATAACGTTTCCGCCCAGGCTTACCCTAATATGCTGATAACCGCCGGGCTTTATGACCCCCGGGTTCAATACTGGGAGCCGGCCAAATGGACGGCCAAACTGCGGGCGACAAAAACGGACAACAACATCATAATTTTAAAAACGAATATGAAATCCGGTCATGGCGGCTATTCCGGCCGCTACGATCGCATTCGCGATATAGCTTTTGAATACGCCTATATTTTGGATATTCTGGAAATGAACTAA